One part of the Oceanihabitans sp. IOP_32 genome encodes these proteins:
- a CDS encoding DUF6943 family protein, whose translation MSTFELKTHRTGKTYSNPHFFILNKGLNSGKPLSNPCPNCFVLQTSTEKEKNTLFHLSMMLQIGGFYAYYLKGSVIPFLSIDDCRNTLKNGVKSSHNVSDQMQKHIKAIEVISKKEKELQNVIDKMAVLKVAYIRNCFKLMQSKEA comes from the coding sequence ATGTCAACTTTTGAACTAAAAACACACCGTACAGGAAAAACTTACTCAAACCCTCATTTTTTCATCCTAAATAAAGGTCTAAACAGTGGAAAACCACTCTCAAATCCTTGTCCTAACTGTTTTGTATTGCAAACTTCAACCGAAAAGGAAAAGAACACCCTGTTTCATCTATCTATGATGCTACAAATAGGCGGTTTTTACGCATATTATTTAAAAGGTAGTGTTATTCCATTTCTCTCAATAGATGATTGCAGAAATACGCTTAAAAATGGCGTCAAATCCTCTCATAATGTCAGCGACCAGATGCAAAAACACATAAAAGCGATTGAGGTTATCAGTAAAAAGGAAAAAGAGCTACAAAATGTCATTGATAAAATGGCAGTTTTAAAGGTCGCATACATCCGTAATTGTTTCAAACTAATGCAAAGTAAAGAAGCCTAA
- a CDS encoding helix-turn-helix domain-containing protein produces the protein MKTQNEHWLKKSYQKATLETKLLVVDQILNGQISNNQASKKYDIPRTTISYWLRKYSTLVQQNTGMSKNDEIKKLKGKIEELEFQKDFQQDIIADMELITGVDMSKKSLPKTLAKEIEQKKKQRIKENGSMDVLGYLNKPSTKDSKHNKKKK, from the coding sequence ATGAAAACACAAAATGAACACTGGCTAAAAAAAAGCTACCAAAAAGCCACTTTAGAGACCAAACTTTTAGTCGTTGACCAAATCTTAAATGGTCAGATATCCAACAACCAGGCTTCAAAAAAATATGATATTCCTAGAACAACTATTTCCTATTGGTTAAGAAAATACAGTACCTTAGTACAACAAAATACGGGTATGAGTAAAAACGATGAAATTAAAAAGTTAAAGGGAAAAATTGAAGAACTGGAGTTCCAAAAAGACTTCCAACAAGACATTATCGCGGATATGGAACTTATTACAGGCGTGGATATGTCAAAAAAGTCATTGCCCAAAACATTAGCAAAAGAGATAGAGCAAAAGAAAAAACAGCGTATAAAAGAAAATGGCTCTATGGATGTTTTGGGATATCTAAACAAGCCTTCTACAAAAGACTCAAAACACAACAAAAAAAAGAAATAG
- a CDS encoding AAA family ATPase produces the protein MSAINELKIKNFKAFNEENVLKLGGKHLLLYGENGSGKSSIYWSLYTLLQCTTKSVDEIEKYFDRANNENLLNLTSTTDDSHIKISALDEVDTFHKIDRAGYTLEGTTARAFSYLEALNNSSDFIAHRLLINFYNFRNSKEINLWEVFVRDIFPFITVTHGGRTYTLSQLHKEIKETLPYWSFNLTRRTFKVRQKNHHLRIATNNKINALNQALNAELSVINGLVNSFYEDNFKEDYEENIEISLQYSTELVFGDIVQKEKRGVVDYLFPSKRHIKLNTPFINLNIRNQKEDGNWQDILRPQSYFNEAKLTQIALSVRFALTEQRMGTFEGQFLALDDLLVSLDMSNRDKVLDIILDKFAHNYKIYLFTHEKTFFNMAKARIESEHNPKNWLFKEMYGIDETNKEPIIRDYKNYLTRSIDLYKQKDYPASVNYLRKELEKVLDINLPSKIKKGESGEPIATLDGLITSGIVFLEKLNVDARPLKKCKQYVQILMNPLSHNEEDIDAYETDIKRIRKIIEELDPYLSDLKKRTKEVFPRLKEINLIINENDGETSQKYKLSLKEDLYVITATDGSKNLSNCKVHSVESRTYINGILEEKDSYKNEHWKHNNLSALYSAVCERKEIEVQTEYFDFYQHLDGRLLSEFL, from the coding sequence ATGAGTGCCATTAATGAATTAAAAATAAAGAACTTTAAAGCTTTTAATGAGGAGAATGTATTAAAATTAGGAGGCAAACACTTATTGCTTTATGGCGAAAACGGAAGTGGGAAAAGTTCCATTTATTGGTCTTTGTACACTTTATTACAATGCACTACAAAGAGTGTAGATGAGATTGAAAAATATTTTGATAGGGCTAATAATGAAAATCTACTTAATTTAACCTCTACAACAGATGATTCACATATTAAAATATCTGCATTAGATGAGGTAGATACATTTCATAAAATTGATAGAGCAGGTTATACTTTAGAAGGTACAACTGCTCGTGCTTTTAGTTATTTAGAAGCATTGAATAATTCAAGTGACTTCATAGCTCATAGGCTTTTAATCAATTTTTATAATTTCAGAAATTCAAAGGAAATAAATTTATGGGAAGTATTTGTAAGAGATATATTTCCATTTATAACTGTTACTCACGGTGGTAGAACCTATACACTTTCCCAACTTCATAAAGAAATAAAAGAAACTTTACCTTATTGGAGTTTTAACCTTACTCGTCGGACGTTTAAAGTAAGGCAAAAAAACCATCACTTAAGAATTGCTACCAATAATAAAATTAATGCTTTAAATCAGGCTTTAAATGCGGAGCTATCAGTAATAAATGGATTAGTCAATTCATTTTATGAAGATAATTTCAAGGAGGATTATGAAGAGAATATAGAAATTAGTCTTCAATATTCAACAGAATTAGTATTTGGTGATATAGTACAAAAAGAAAAAAGAGGTGTTGTAGATTATTTATTTCCATCCAAGAGACATATTAAACTTAACACACCATTTATTAATTTAAATATAAGAAATCAAAAAGAAGATGGTAATTGGCAAGATATATTACGTCCTCAATCTTATTTTAATGAAGCTAAATTAACACAAATAGCTTTAAGTGTAAGATTTGCTTTAACAGAACAACGAATGGGTACATTTGAAGGGCAATTTCTTGCTTTAGATGATTTATTGGTTAGTTTGGATATGAGTAATCGTGATAAGGTTTTAGATATTATCCTTGATAAGTTTGCCCATAATTATAAGATTTATCTGTTCACTCACGAAAAGACATTTTTTAATATGGCTAAAGCTCGAATAGAAAGTGAACACAATCCGAAAAATTGGTTGTTCAAGGAAATGTATGGTATTGACGAAACAAATAAAGAGCCTATAATTAGAGACTATAAAAACTATCTTACTCGTTCTATAGATTTATATAAGCAAAAGGATTATCCTGCATCAGTAAACTATTTAAGAAAAGAATTAGAAAAAGTTTTAGATATAAACTTACCAAGCAAAATAAAAAAAGGTGAAAGTGGTGAACCTATAGCTACATTGGATGGTTTAATTACATCCGGTATCGTTTTTTTAGAAAAACTAAATGTTGATGCAAGACCCTTAAAAAAGTGTAAACAATATGTTCAAATTTTAATGAATCCATTATCTCATAATGAAGAAGATATTGATGCATACGAAACGGATATTAAAAGGATTCGTAAAATTATTGAAGAGTTAGACCCTTATCTTTCAGATTTAAAAAAACGAACAAAAGAAGTTTTTCCAAGGCTTAAGGAAATAAACTTAATTATTAATGAAAATGATGGTGAGACTTCTCAAAAATATAAGTTATCATTAAAAGAAGACTTATACGTTATAACTGCAACGGATGGTTCAAAAAACTTATCTAATTGTAAGGTGCATTCTGTAGAAAGTAGAACATATATTAATGGCATATTAGAAGAGAAAGATTCATATAAAAATGAGCATTGGAAACATAATAATCTATCTGCTTTGTATTCCGCTGTATGTGAGCGAAAAGAAATAGAAGTTCAAACAGAGTATTTTGATTTTTATCAACATTTAGATGGTAGATTATTAAGTGAGTTCCTTTAA
- a CDS encoding DUF488 family protein has translation MFYRRKIILALLEKFENGLERTRLQKLVFLISQRQNEPNYEFVPYKFGCYSYSLKADIDAMIKRGIINNTDNTYNPKEAKNYYNTLKGKDKLVLDEVVSTYGKMKTDTLIKHTYLNFPYHAINSEIATTLLPEKYLIRIEDNRPKDNKTTLFTIGYEGISLEAYLNKLIQNNIKLLVDVRKNPLSMKFGFSKTLLKRYCGNLGIEYIHIPEVGIDSSKRQELNTQSDYDILFDDYKKTVLKSTDDNQKQIMSLLKKYKRIALTCFEADKCQCHRFHLANNLKDYANFKYEVAHI, from the coding sequence ATGTTTTATAGAAGAAAGATAATATTAGCATTATTAGAGAAATTTGAAAATGGTCTTGAAAGAACAAGATTGCAAAAACTTGTTTTTTTAATAAGTCAAAGACAAAATGAACCCAATTATGAGTTTGTTCCTTATAAATTCGGTTGCTATTCCTACTCGTTAAAGGCTGATATTGATGCAATGATTAAAAGAGGTATTATTAATAATACTGACAACACCTATAATCCTAAAGAGGCTAAAAACTATTATAATACACTTAAAGGTAAAGACAAATTAGTATTAGATGAGGTTGTAAGTACCTACGGTAAAATGAAAACCGATACGCTAATTAAACATACCTACTTAAATTTTCCGTATCACGCTATTAATAGTGAAATAGCAACGACATTGCTACCAGAAAAATATTTAATACGTATTGAAGACAATCGCCCTAAAGACAATAAAACTACTTTATTTACAATAGGTTATGAAGGTATATCACTTGAAGCATACCTAAACAAATTGATACAAAACAATATAAAACTTTTGGTAGATGTTCGTAAGAACCCTTTAAGTATGAAATTTGGGTTTAGCAAAACGTTGCTTAAAAGATATTGTGGTAATTTAGGTATAGAATACATACACATTCCTGAAGTGGGTATAGACTCAAGTAAAAGACAAGAACTAAATACACAGTCTGATTATGATATACTTTTTGATGACTACAAAAAAACCGTTTTGAAGTCTACAGACGATAACCAAAAGCAAATAATGTCGTTATTAAAAAAATATAAAAGAATTGCACTTACTTGTTTTGAAGCTGATAAATGCCAATGTCATAGATTTCATCTTGCCAATAACCTTAAAGACTACGCTAACTTTAAGTATGAAGTAGCTCATATCTAA
- a CDS encoding Eco57I restriction-modification methylase domain-containing protein, giving the protein MKRDKLKDILQNNYNRGEWRNVLTFLSGNKNLLKPRLEPKEIVLTTQKATNIVKHLFELGTLETTDGVTLPIFEIELQDNIKIEYNKVGVNQLIKEYILKDAGKGAIATYHYADENKTEWRFSFISKFGGSEFFDEVEDVETNPKKYTYIFGTPEEHRTALERLYNLEQSRFRLEDFFEAFNVEPVSNNFFKEYKNFYLDFVSHLSSNDQCREVFEAESTEDVEKDIRNFVKRLLGRIVFLYFLQKKHWLGASDTSYTDGDTNFLFNLFEADKEQFYTNWLSKLFFKALNTPDRKNDGFDLPEQYFINRSLKESDFLKPNNNQLAIPFLNGGLFEEHQEPKAHKTLKFPGFLFEELFTFFNGYNFTIYENSPEDHTVAVDPEMLGNIFENLLEDNNDKGTFYTPKEIVHYMTQESLIEYLNTHLNNLNKVQIENLIKNQVKDGVSIEDLKSIENLIDKVKICDPAIGSGAFPMGLLQEIFSLKAFIHFALDRPQSDWYPADIKQNIIQNSIYGVDLEEDAVDIARLRFWLSLVVDEEKPKPLPNLDYKIMQGNSVVESYKGIDLSNVSRGNNVKIAELDRDLFGNIKDDQMNLTFDKVGIAESIEEKTNKYFTASVDYKPILKKEINDLVIEFIEYNIELRQNQIERFISQIETENKDASKRTKTQIKKYNEWLSIRETLIENKSELNEIQEKDEKPFFLWHLFFADAFKGGGFDIIIGNPPYIKEYTNKSAFDEFRNTKYYQGKMDLWYGFACKGLDWLKDGGIECFIAQSNWITSAGASILRNEILTRSEIKTFIDFGDYKVFQSAGIQTMIYLFQKTKEPSSEYDVFYGALEDFKITKTQLEDFLDNKRLKSTFFEKYYQSFKPSKFLNSYINFYKSSDHKIISSIDSKRNFVLDRNEIAQGIVAPQDKLNKKALKKLGSSFNLNEGVFQLNDKEKLSYDFTDDELELIKPFYTTNELKRYYGSSKNTEWIIYTKSDINDKINQYPNIKKHLDEYKEIITSDNKPYGLHRARNEDFFIGEKIISLRKCAIPTFTYTDFDCYVSQTFFVIKSENINLKYLTTFLNSKVIAYWLKLEGKLQGNIYQIDKEPLMNIPLYKPESYNPFIELFDIVHFIYSQKESIVENIDNSQLGLFFESVIDGCFYDVYFNEELSKSSLLITENVLNELKVAGLSKEYEKDKLDDMISRIRVLYNNMKIGIVQQRMRMYTVKSPNTLKPIIES; this is encoded by the coding sequence ATGAAGAGAGACAAATTAAAAGACATACTACAAAATAATTACAATCGTGGCGAATGGCGTAACGTGCTTACATTTCTATCAGGTAATAAAAACCTGTTAAAACCTCGTTTAGAGCCTAAAGAAATTGTATTAACTACACAAAAAGCAACCAATATTGTTAAACATCTATTTGAATTAGGAACGCTTGAAACGACTGATGGTGTTACACTTCCTATTTTTGAGATTGAATTACAGGATAACATCAAAATTGAATACAACAAAGTAGGTGTTAATCAATTAATCAAAGAGTATATTCTAAAAGATGCAGGTAAAGGTGCTATAGCAACCTATCATTATGCTGATGAAAATAAAACAGAATGGCGTTTTTCTTTTATAAGCAAGTTTGGTGGTAGTGAGTTTTTTGATGAGGTGGAAGATGTTGAAACCAATCCTAAAAAATACACCTATATTTTTGGAACACCAGAAGAACATCGTACCGCATTAGAACGCTTGTATAATTTAGAGCAATCTCGTTTTAGATTAGAAGATTTCTTTGAAGCCTTTAATGTAGAACCTGTATCTAATAATTTCTTTAAAGAGTATAAAAACTTCTATTTAGACTTTGTAAGTCATTTATCTTCTAATGACCAATGTAGAGAAGTTTTTGAAGCTGAAAGCACCGAAGATGTAGAAAAAGACATCCGTAACTTTGTAAAACGTTTGTTAGGACGTATCGTATTTCTATATTTTCTACAAAAGAAACATTGGTTGGGTGCATCAGATACCAGTTATACAGATGGCGATACCAATTTCCTATTTAATCTTTTTGAAGCAGATAAAGAACAGTTTTACACCAATTGGTTAAGCAAATTATTCTTTAAAGCACTAAATACACCAGACAGAAAAAATGATGGTTTTGATTTACCTGAACAATATTTCATTAATAGGAGTTTAAAAGAAAGTGACTTTTTAAAACCAAACAATAATCAATTAGCCATCCCATTTTTAAATGGTGGTTTATTTGAAGAGCACCAAGAGCCAAAGGCTCATAAAACATTAAAATTCCCAGGCTTTTTATTTGAAGAGCTATTTACATTCTTCAATGGCTATAATTTTACCATATACGAAAACAGTCCTGAAGACCATACTGTAGCGGTAGACCCTGAAATGTTGGGTAATATCTTTGAAAACTTACTGGAAGACAATAACGATAAAGGTACATTCTATACACCAAAAGAGATTGTGCATTATATGACACAAGAAAGTTTGATAGAATACCTTAATACACACTTAAACAATTTAAATAAAGTACAAATTGAAAACTTGATTAAAAATCAAGTAAAAGATGGTGTCTCTATTGAAGACCTAAAGTCTATTGAAAATTTAATTGACAAAGTTAAGATTTGTGACCCTGCAATTGGTTCTGGTGCATTCCCTATGGGCTTGTTACAAGAAATATTTAGCCTAAAAGCCTTTATACATTTTGCTTTAGATAGACCTCAAAGCGATTGGTATCCTGCTGACATTAAACAGAACATCATACAAAACTCTATATACGGTGTAGATTTAGAAGAAGATGCTGTGGATATAGCACGTTTGCGTTTTTGGTTATCCTTGGTGGTAGATGAAGAAAAACCAAAACCTTTACCAAACTTGGATTATAAAATAATGCAAGGAAATAGTGTTGTAGAAAGCTATAAAGGAATTGATTTAAGCAATGTTTCGAGAGGTAACAATGTGAAAATTGCAGAATTAGATAGAGACTTATTTGGTAATATTAAAGATGACCAAATGAATCTTACATTTGATAAAGTTGGTATTGCTGAAAGTATTGAAGAAAAAACGAATAAGTATTTTACTGCTTCTGTAGATTATAAACCAATACTTAAAAAAGAAATTAATGACCTGGTTATAGAATTTATTGAGTATAATATTGAATTGCGACAAAACCAAATAGAACGGTTTATATCTCAAATAGAAACTGAAAATAAAGACGCATCTAAAAGAACTAAAACTCAAATAAAAAAATACAATGAATGGCTTTCTATACGTGAAACTTTAATTGAAAATAAATCTGAATTGAATGAGATTCAAGAAAAAGATGAAAAACCATTTTTCTTATGGCATTTATTTTTTGCAGATGCATTTAAAGGCGGTGGCTTTGATATTATCATTGGTAATCCACCATACATAAAAGAATATACCAACAAAAGTGCTTTCGATGAGTTTAGAAACACGAAGTATTATCAGGGTAAAATGGATTTGTGGTACGGATTTGCTTGTAAAGGTCTTGATTGGCTTAAAGACGGAGGTATTGAATGTTTTATTGCTCAAAGTAATTGGATTACAAGTGCTGGTGCTTCTATTTTAAGAAATGAAATATTAACGCGTTCTGAAATAAAAACATTTATTGATTTTGGTGATTATAAAGTGTTTCAGTCTGCTGGTATACAAACAATGATATATCTTTTCCAAAAAACTAAAGAGCCTTCAAGTGAATATGATGTATTTTATGGTGCTCTGGAAGATTTTAAAATAACTAAAACCCAGCTTGAAGATTTTTTAGATAATAAGAGATTAAAAAGTACTTTTTTTGAAAAATACTATCAGTCATTTAAACCTTCAAAGTTTCTTAATTCTTATATCAATTTTTATAAATCTTCAGATCATAAGATTATCTCATCTATAGATTCAAAAAGGAATTTTGTTTTAGATAGAAATGAAATTGCACAAGGGATAGTTGCACCACAAGACAAGCTCAATAAAAAAGCCTTAAAAAAATTAGGATCTTCGTTTAATTTAAATGAAGGTGTATTTCAATTAAATGACAAAGAGAAGTTATCATATGATTTCACAGATGATGAATTAGAATTAATAAAACCTTTTTATACGACAAATGAGTTGAAAAGGTATTATGGCTCATCTAAAAATACTGAATGGATTATTTATACAAAATCTGATATAAATGATAAAATTAATCAGTATCCTAATATTAAAAAACATTTGGATGAATACAAGGAAATAATAACATCAGATAATAAACCCTATGGTTTGCACCGTGCAAGAAATGAAGATTTTTTCATTGGAGAAAAAATAATTTCTTTAAGAAAGTGTGCAATACCAACCTTTACATACACTGATTTTGATTGTTATGTTTCTCAAACATTTTTTGTAATTAAATCTGAAAATATAAATTTAAAGTATTTAACCACTTTTTTAAATTCCAAAGTAATTGCTTATTGGTTAAAGTTAGAGGGCAAATTACAAGGGAATATTTATCAAATAGATAAAGAACCATTAATGAACATCCCTTTATACAAGCCAGAATCTTATAATCCATTTATTGAGTTGTTTGATATTGTTCATTTTATTTATTCTCAAAAAGAAAGTATAGTGGAAAACATAGATAATAGTCAATTAGGGTTGTTTTTTGAAAGTGTAATTGATGGTTGTTTCTATGATGTTTATTTCAACGAAGAATTGAGTAAGAGTAGTTTGTTAATTACAGAAAATGTGTTAAATGAATTAAAAGTTGCAGGTCTATCTAAAGAGTATGAAAAGGACAAATTAGATGATATGATTTCTCGCATTCGTGTTTTATACAACAATATGAAAATAGGTATTGTACAGCAAAGAATGAGAATGTATACCGTAAAAAGCCCTAATACACTAAAACCGATTATTGAAAGCTAA
- a CDS encoding VIT family protein — protein MTEKTEELDNYLDNHYIHRSNWLRAAVLGANDGILSTASIAIGVAAASDLREPVILATLAGLVAGALSMAAGEYVSVSSQTDVEKADIEREKQELAEMPEIELERLAEIYEKRGLKKDTALTVAKELTEHDALGAHIRDELGINEISQAKPIQAAFASGAAFTVGGLLPFLVTIFLPLKSMEYSLYGFALFFLIVLGALAARTGGSSIGKAIIRITFWGTVAMGLTALVGYMFNVNVG, from the coding sequence ATGACAGAAAAAACAGAGGAATTAGACAATTATTTAGATAATCATTATATACATAGAAGTAATTGGTTAAGAGCTGCTGTCCTTGGAGCTAATGATGGAATTTTATCAACTGCTAGTATCGCGATTGGAGTTGCTGCTGCAAGTGATTTGAGAGAACCCGTTATTTTGGCAACATTAGCAGGACTAGTTGCTGGTGCTTTATCAATGGCAGCTGGAGAATATGTTTCTGTAAGTTCGCAGACTGATGTGGAAAAAGCTGATATAGAACGTGAAAAGCAAGAATTGGCTGAAATGCCCGAAATCGAATTAGAAAGATTAGCGGAAATTTATGAAAAAAGAGGTCTGAAAAAAGATACTGCCTTAACAGTTGCTAAAGAATTAACGGAACACGATGCATTGGGAGCGCATATTAGGGATGAATTAGGAATTAATGAAATTAGTCAAGCTAAACCTATACAAGCTGCATTTGCTTCAGGTGCAGCATTTACAGTTGGAGGATTACTTCCTTTTTTAGTAACGATATTTCTTCCTTTAAAGAGTATGGAATATTCGCTTTATGGTTTTGCCCTATTTTTTCTAATAGTATTGGGAGCATTAGCAGCTAGAACTGGTGGTTCAAGTATTGGAAAAGCCATTATCCGAATTACATTCTGGGGAACTGTCGCAATGGGTCTGACAGCATTAGTTGGCTATATGTTCAATGTGAATGTCGGATAA